One window of the Eucalyptus grandis isolate ANBG69807.140 chromosome 6, ASM1654582v1, whole genome shotgun sequence genome contains the following:
- the LOC120294824 gene encoding disease resistance protein RPS2-like has product MEMLANLRYLALDGTEIETLPEGVLGKLVNLQYLTIKKLRAGEEVKLPKVEELHCSVSNVETFNACVGSLERNSCQQYRLVMGAPENFSLWCGRKSERSLLIDSCNHIAASIDGTSGDGYALLPESVQSLELSGCHEMKRVMEWEWPTTLLPNLKEIITKSCENLEEIIRGPLPSGATCCLTYLEVNCCNNMKRVLLTQDMVLHLPFLQEILVKDCKGIEVIMDTVAKMTHFSFPKLMNLGLCNLPELKSICDGTTRCNSLQLISIDNCPKLKVIPLQLPVLDNGLPSPPPSLQEIWINRQTWESLEWDHPLARSTLEHFIEFLD; this is encoded by the exons ATGGAGATGTTGGCAAACCTGAGGTACCTCGCCCTAGATGGCACAGAGATAGAGACATTACCGGAGGGAGTGTTGGGGAAGCTGGTGAATTTGCAATATCTCACGATTAAAAAGCTAAGGGCAGGAGAAGAGGTAAAATTACCGAAGGTGGAGGAACTTCATTGTTCTGTTTCCAATGTGGAAACGTTCAATGCATGTGTGGGGTCTCTCGAGCGAAATAGTTGCCAACAGTACAGGCTCGTGATGGGTGCACCAGAAAATTTCAGCCTTTGGTGTGGGAGGAAGAGTGAGAGGTCTTTACTCATTGATAGTTGCAACCATATTGCTGCGAGTATAGATGGAACAAGTGGTGATGGCTACGCTCTGCTTCCAGAAAGTGTGCAATCATTGGAATTGTCCGGGTGTCATGAAATGAAGAGAGTGATGGAATGGGAGTGGCCGACCACTCTCCTTCCAAATCTGAAGGAGATTATAACGAAGAGTTGTGAGAACTTAGAGGAGATAATACGTGGCCCATTGCCGAGCGGAGCCACTTGTTGCCTTACATATCTTGAAGTAAATTGTTGCAACAACATGAAGAGGGTGCTGCTGACGCAAGACATGGTGCTCCACCTCCCTTTCCTCCAAGAGATATTAGTCAAAGACTGCAAGGGCATAGAGGTGATAATGGACACTGTTGCCAAAATGACGCACTTTTCCTTCCCGAAGTTAATGAACCTTGGTCTATGTAATCTTCCGGAGCTGAAGAGCATATGCGATGGGACCACGAGATGCAATTCCCTCCAGTTGATATCTATTGACAATTGTCCAAAACTGAAGGTGATTCCTCTGCAGCTGCCTGTGCTTGACAATGGGCTCCCttctcctcccccttctctTCAAGAGATTTGGATAAATCGGCAGACGTGGGAGTCGCTGGAGTGGGATCATCCCCTTGCCCGTTCTACACTTGAACACTTCATCGAGTTTCTTG ACTGA